One stretch of Juglans microcarpa x Juglans regia isolate MS1-56 chromosome 3D, Jm3101_v1.0, whole genome shotgun sequence DNA includes these proteins:
- the LOC121253944 gene encoding spindle pole body component 110 isoform X1, with product MDEKKSSGLYSVESDKSDTLYPMCFGVSCAFFALQLLSNPEVEDERWSGICDKMLQGSAQLLGLLVWKVQTEGANGGKCKLLLKLQTAEKEIDELKKRRHEDARANEKVVSIFAAQEQGWLNERKKLRQQIGALMNELRVLEKKKGEDIFELNEKLKNVETMLQGNDKVVEDEKQQKRELEEKLKEAEKVVEDLRETAKREAQEHSSELWKHKMAFIEVVSNQRQLEAEMGRLIRQVETRKQELGVVLKQKEEAVLMAQKMSIEMVKMQQNLEQKDKILSAMLRKSKLDIAEKQMFLKEVKLSKAKRKQAELETEKWRSASESKHERKSLRSMLANQLNSRLDVYTSARGVHPSATGSSNTGKARSQSTDLASEFGHLGLKKDRKESELSQLSEDFSLEGNEELADIKQLEGWVHSEAEKYAKVIQQRHHLELDAFAEQMRIKDEKLKTFHWQLLSMELESKRLQSHIRGLNEDMSQLRHDNMKLEALLLEQEEELTFFKEQLKSRLKCLNCQNSKSNSFLHSPAIAHDTTSPEDKIIKEKPCETEQETKTKCLVDKYQEEDTQNEETKHSNDVSLTTQSSEEELGDSKDIVIAHVGRVQERCTSPVEIDIQERCTSPVEIDTSERLAPPNHPSDKTNSSPWRMDIHALGVSYKIKRLKQQLFMFERLAGKQESNEDTGSNDNRQIGMKGFISLMSSLNKQVGRYQFLQGKADDLCKRMHENNLNVNHGHSSIARAKEDTKALEHFLEETIQLQRYTVATGQKLLEIQSNVGSGFVEVAEELIKTANFDMKCFAESVGTLFQEVQKGLEVRISRIIGDLGGTLACEGMLHLRS from the exons ATGGATGAGAAGAAAAGCTCGGGTTTGTATTCAGTTGAATCTGACAAGAGTGATACCTTGTATCCAATGTGTTTTGGTGTTTCTTGTGCATTCTTTGCCCTCCAACTCTTGTCCAATCCTGAGGTGGAAGATGAAAGATGGTCTGGAATATGTGATAAAATGCTTCAAGGAAGTGCCCAACTCCTGGGATTGCTTGTGTGGAAGGTTCAGACAGAGGGAGCTAATGGAGGAAAGTGTAAGCTTCTTCTTAAACTTCAAACTGCTGAGAAAGAGATTGATGAGTTGAAGAAAAGGAGACATGAAGATGCAAGAGCCAATGAGAAAGTTGTGAGCATATTTGCTGCACAAGAACAGGGCTGGTTGAATGAAAGGAAGAAACTAAGGCAGCAGATCGGGGCTCTTATGAATGAATTGAGGGTTCTTGAGAAAAAGAAGGGTGAAGATATTTTTGAATTGAATGAAAAGTTGAAGAACGTGGAGACTATGCTGCAGGGTAATGATAAGGTAGTGGAGGATGAGAAGCAGCAGAAGAGGGAATTGGAAGAGAAACTAAAAGAGGCTGAAAAAGTAGTGGAAGACTTGAGAGAAACTGCAAAGCGTGAAGCCCAGGAGCATTCTTCTGAGCTTTGGAAGCACAAAATGGCCTTTATTGAAGTTGTGTCAAACCAACGGCAGCTTGAAGCTGAGATGGGCCGTTTGATAAGGCAAGTTGAAACTCGGAAACAAGAACTTGGTGTGGTCTTAAAGCAAAAAGAGGAGGCGGTCTTGATGGCTCAAAAAATGTCAATTGAGATGGTAAAAATGCAACAGAATTTGGAACAGAAAGATAAAATTCTGTCAGCAATGCTTAGGAAGTCCAAACTGGACATAGCAGAGAAGCAAATGTTTTTAAAAGAGGTTAAATTATCAAAGGCTAAGAGAAAGCAAGCCGaactagaaacagaaaagtgGAGGTCAGCATCAGAGTCTAAACATGAGAGAAAGTCATTGAGAAGCATGTTGGCTAACCAACTCAACTCAAGGTTGGATGTTTACACGAGTGCAAGAGGGGTGCACCCCAGTGCAACAGGATCATCTAACACTGGAAAGGCAAGATCACAGTCAACTGATCTTGCTTCTGAGTTCGGGCATCTTGGGTTGAAAAAGGATAGAAAGGAGTCGGAACTTTCTCAGCTCTCTGAGGACTTCTCACTGGAAGGGAATGAGGAATTGG CTGATATTAAGCAATTGGAAGGTTGGGTACACTCAGAAGCTGAAAAGTACGCAAAAGTAATTCAGCAGAGGCATCACTTAGAACTAGATGCTTTTGCAGAACAAATGAGAATCAaagatgagaaattaaaaacatttcattGGCAGTTGCTAAGCATGGAACTAGAATCGAAGCGGCTCCAGAGCCATATTAGGGGACTAAACGAGGATATGTCACAGCTCAGACATGACAATATGAAACTGGAAGCCTTGTTATTGGAGCAAGAAGAAGAGTTAACTTTCTTTAAGGAGCAACTAAAGTCAAGATTGAAGTGCCTAAACTGCCAGAATAGCAAATCGAACTCATTTCTTCATAGTCCAGCAATAGCACATGATACCACATCTCCTGAAGACAAGATCATAAAGGAAAAACCCTGTGAGACAGAACAAGAAACAAAGACAAAATGCTTGGTGGATAAGTATCAAGAGGAAGACACTCAGAACGAAGAAACAAAGCATTCCAATGATGTAAGTTTAACAACTCAATCTTCAGAGGAAGAGTTAGGAGATTCTAAAGATATTGTTATTGCTCATGTGGGTCGTGTCCAAGAGCGATGCACAAGTCCGGTGGAGATTGATATCCAAGAGCGATGCACAAGTCCGGTGGAGATTGATACCTCCGAAAGGTTAGCACCCCCAAACCACCCCTCGGATAAGACAAACAGTTCTCCATGGAGGATGGATATTCATGCTCTTGGAGTTTCTTATAAAATCAAAAGGCTGAAGCAACAACTTTTTATGTTCGAGAGGTTGGCAGGAAAGCAAGAAAGCAATGAAGATACAGGAAGCAATGACAATAGGCAAATTGGGATGAAGGGATTCATTTCCCTAATGTCTTCACTGAATAAACAAGTAGGCAGGTACCAGTTCCTTCAAGGGAAGGCAGATGACCTTTGCAAACGGATG CATGAAAATAATCTAAATGTGAATCATGGACATTCTAGCATAGCAAGAGCAAAGGAAGATACTAAAGCACTAGAGCACTTCCTTGAGGAAACAATTCAACTACAGAGATATACAGTTGCAACAGGACAGAAACTGTTGGAAATTCAATCAAACGTTGGTTCTGGATTTGTTGAGGTTGCTGAAGAACTGATCAAGACTGCtaattttgacatgaaatgctTTGCTGAGAGTGTTGGAACATTATTTCAGGAAGTTCAGAAGGGCCTGGAAGTTAGGATATCTCGAATTATTGGAGATCTTGGGGGGACTCTGGCGTGTGAGGGGATGCTACATTTGAGGAGCTAG
- the LOC121253944 gene encoding spindle pole body component 110 isoform X2 yields the protein MDEKKSSGLYSVESDKSDTLYPMCFGVSCAFFALQLLSNPEVEDERWSGICDKMLQGSAQLLGLLVWKVQTEGANGGKCKLLLKLQTAEKEIDELKKRRHEDARANEKVVSIFAAQEQGWLNERKKLRQQIGALMNELRVLEKKKGEDIFELNEKLKNVETMLQGNDKVVEDEKQQKRELEEKLKEAEKVVEDLRETAKREAQEHSSELWKHKMAFIEVVSNQRQLEAEMGRLIRQVETRKQELGVVLKQKEEAVLMAQKMSIEMVKMQQNLEQKDKILSAMLRKSKLDIAEKQMFLKEVKLSKAKRKQAELETEKWRSASESKHERKSLRSMLANQLNSRLDVYTSARGVHPSATGSSNTGKARSQSTDLASEFGHLGLKKDRKESELSQLSEDFSLEGNEELADIKQLEGWVHSEAEKYAKVIQQRHHLELDAFAEQMRIKDEKLKTFHWQLLSMELESKRLQSHIRGLNEDMSQLRHDNMKLEALLLEQEEELTFFKEQLKSRLKCLNCQNSKSNSFLHSPAIAHDTTSPEDKIIKEKPCETEQETKTKCLVDKYQEEDTQNEETKHSNDVSLTTQSSEEELGDSKDIVIAHVGRVQERCTSPVEIDTSERLAPPNHPSDKTNSSPWRMDIHALGVSYKIKRLKQQLFMFERLAGKQESNEDTGSNDNRQIGMKGFISLMSSLNKQVGRYQFLQGKADDLCKRMHENNLNVNHGHSSIARAKEDTKALEHFLEETIQLQRYTVATGQKLLEIQSNVGSGFVEVAEELIKTANFDMKCFAESVGTLFQEVQKGLEVRISRIIGDLGGTLACEGMLHLRS from the exons ATGGATGAGAAGAAAAGCTCGGGTTTGTATTCAGTTGAATCTGACAAGAGTGATACCTTGTATCCAATGTGTTTTGGTGTTTCTTGTGCATTCTTTGCCCTCCAACTCTTGTCCAATCCTGAGGTGGAAGATGAAAGATGGTCTGGAATATGTGATAAAATGCTTCAAGGAAGTGCCCAACTCCTGGGATTGCTTGTGTGGAAGGTTCAGACAGAGGGAGCTAATGGAGGAAAGTGTAAGCTTCTTCTTAAACTTCAAACTGCTGAGAAAGAGATTGATGAGTTGAAGAAAAGGAGACATGAAGATGCAAGAGCCAATGAGAAAGTTGTGAGCATATTTGCTGCACAAGAACAGGGCTGGTTGAATGAAAGGAAGAAACTAAGGCAGCAGATCGGGGCTCTTATGAATGAATTGAGGGTTCTTGAGAAAAAGAAGGGTGAAGATATTTTTGAATTGAATGAAAAGTTGAAGAACGTGGAGACTATGCTGCAGGGTAATGATAAGGTAGTGGAGGATGAGAAGCAGCAGAAGAGGGAATTGGAAGAGAAACTAAAAGAGGCTGAAAAAGTAGTGGAAGACTTGAGAGAAACTGCAAAGCGTGAAGCCCAGGAGCATTCTTCTGAGCTTTGGAAGCACAAAATGGCCTTTATTGAAGTTGTGTCAAACCAACGGCAGCTTGAAGCTGAGATGGGCCGTTTGATAAGGCAAGTTGAAACTCGGAAACAAGAACTTGGTGTGGTCTTAAAGCAAAAAGAGGAGGCGGTCTTGATGGCTCAAAAAATGTCAATTGAGATGGTAAAAATGCAACAGAATTTGGAACAGAAAGATAAAATTCTGTCAGCAATGCTTAGGAAGTCCAAACTGGACATAGCAGAGAAGCAAATGTTTTTAAAAGAGGTTAAATTATCAAAGGCTAAGAGAAAGCAAGCCGaactagaaacagaaaagtgGAGGTCAGCATCAGAGTCTAAACATGAGAGAAAGTCATTGAGAAGCATGTTGGCTAACCAACTCAACTCAAGGTTGGATGTTTACACGAGTGCAAGAGGGGTGCACCCCAGTGCAACAGGATCATCTAACACTGGAAAGGCAAGATCACAGTCAACTGATCTTGCTTCTGAGTTCGGGCATCTTGGGTTGAAAAAGGATAGAAAGGAGTCGGAACTTTCTCAGCTCTCTGAGGACTTCTCACTGGAAGGGAATGAGGAATTGG CTGATATTAAGCAATTGGAAGGTTGGGTACACTCAGAAGCTGAAAAGTACGCAAAAGTAATTCAGCAGAGGCATCACTTAGAACTAGATGCTTTTGCAGAACAAATGAGAATCAaagatgagaaattaaaaacatttcattGGCAGTTGCTAAGCATGGAACTAGAATCGAAGCGGCTCCAGAGCCATATTAGGGGACTAAACGAGGATATGTCACAGCTCAGACATGACAATATGAAACTGGAAGCCTTGTTATTGGAGCAAGAAGAAGAGTTAACTTTCTTTAAGGAGCAACTAAAGTCAAGATTGAAGTGCCTAAACTGCCAGAATAGCAAATCGAACTCATTTCTTCATAGTCCAGCAATAGCACATGATACCACATCTCCTGAAGACAAGATCATAAAGGAAAAACCCTGTGAGACAGAACAAGAAACAAAGACAAAATGCTTGGTGGATAAGTATCAAGAGGAAGACACTCAGAACGAAGAAACAAAGCATTCCAATGATGTAAGTTTAACAACTCAATCTTCAGAGGAAGAGTTAGGAGATTCTAAAGATATTGTTATTGCTCATGTGGGTCGTGTCCAAGAGCGATGCACAAGTCCGGTGGAG ATTGATACCTCCGAAAGGTTAGCACCCCCAAACCACCCCTCGGATAAGACAAACAGTTCTCCATGGAGGATGGATATTCATGCTCTTGGAGTTTCTTATAAAATCAAAAGGCTGAAGCAACAACTTTTTATGTTCGAGAGGTTGGCAGGAAAGCAAGAAAGCAATGAAGATACAGGAAGCAATGACAATAGGCAAATTGGGATGAAGGGATTCATTTCCCTAATGTCTTCACTGAATAAACAAGTAGGCAGGTACCAGTTCCTTCAAGGGAAGGCAGATGACCTTTGCAAACGGATG CATGAAAATAATCTAAATGTGAATCATGGACATTCTAGCATAGCAAGAGCAAAGGAAGATACTAAAGCACTAGAGCACTTCCTTGAGGAAACAATTCAACTACAGAGATATACAGTTGCAACAGGACAGAAACTGTTGGAAATTCAATCAAACGTTGGTTCTGGATTTGTTGAGGTTGCTGAAGAACTGATCAAGACTGCtaattttgacatgaaatgctTTGCTGAGAGTGTTGGAACATTATTTCAGGAAGTTCAGAAGGGCCTGGAAGTTAGGATATCTCGAATTATTGGAGATCTTGGGGGGACTCTGGCGTGTGAGGGGATGCTACATTTGAGGAGCTAG
- the LOC121253945 gene encoding uncharacterized protein At4g00950 has product MGSSEPEESCEASSIPKLSFLSLSSKLAESSPAGMLTPPPRTVTASIPFQWEEAPGKPKPCAADSKPKISARTLELPPRLLISEIKSANMPSPTTVLDWPYVLGGRPVSHSHRFSMIRSSTVEDLHCRRSVPAKEKGGGVHFGSMRWGSFGKINKEALNGSFRFSSSVVNAHHGGGDDSTTKVKITRVRRRRSVMSLADTSSNLLASIYESVKQVVPWRSRR; this is encoded by the exons atggggtcGTCTGAGCCAGAAGAGTCATGCGAAGCAAGTTCCATACCAAAGCTctcttttctctcactttcaaGCAAGCTAGCCGAGTCGTCTCCTGCAGGAATGCTAACACCGCCGCCGCGAACGGTCACAGCTTCGATTCCATTCCAGTGGGAGGAAGCACCAGGCAAGCCAAAGCCATGCGCCGCCGATTCCAAACCAAAGATCAGTGCAAGAACCTTGGAACTGCCTCCGAGATTACTAATTAGCGAGATTAAATCCGCCAACATGCCGTCCCCAACGACGGTCTTGGACTGGCCGTACGTACTGGGGGGGCGGCCTGTGTCTCACAGCCACAGGTTTTCCATGATCAGATCAAGCACAGTAGAGGATCTGCACTGCAGGAGATCAGTACCGGCTAAGGAGAAGGGAGGAGGAGTTCATTTTGGATCCATGAGATGGGGCAGTTTCGGGAAGATCAATAAGGAGGCTCTCAACGGTAGTTTTCGCTTTTCATCTTCGGTAGTTAACGCTCATCATGGTGGTGGTGACGATAGTACTACTAAGGTGAAGATCACAAGGGTTAGGAGGAGAAGAAGCGTCATGAGTCTCGCAGACACAAGCTCAAATTTGTTG GCAAGTATTTATGAAAGCGTCAAGCAAGTGGTCCCATGGAGATCACGTCGGTAA